In Anopheles ziemanni chromosome X unlocalized genomic scaffold, idAnoZiCoDA_A2_x.2 X_unloc_3, whole genome shotgun sequence, the genomic stretch GTGGAATGCTCGGACATTTAGCAATCCATTGTAGAAGACGTGTTGAGGAAAGCCCCAAGTGTTTTAACAGTGGTGATCTTGAACACCAGGTAAATCAGTGTCAAAAGAATCAAGTTTTAACAATCGCAGCAGTGCATGGTGCGTGGTTTTCGATGAATAACGAGAAGGAACAACTCGAGTTTAAGATGAAACAACAGGGTGAAATCATCGCAAATCGAGATAAGCAGATAGAGGACCTACGATCGGATCTGACCGGATTGGAAGATAAGTTGAAGAAGGAGCGTGATCTATTGAGAAGCTCGGAAAAGGATCGACTGGCGGAGAAAACGAAGCTGATTGAGTGTGTGGCGAAAATCcagtttttggaagaaaaattgaaggACAGTCAGCAGAATGATCGCGTACGAGTGCTTTCGTCAGAGAATGGGCGACTGGAGCGAGAATTGCACGAAGCTTCTGATAAGTtggcgaaagcgaaagaagCAAGCGATGATCGTGAACAACAATTGGTCGGTGTTaccaaaaattttaatttgttgaagGGAGCCTGCAACATAACGGGAGCTCAGCTAATTGAGATGGATTTCCtctataaaaaatcaaaacgcaACACGAAGTACGCTGTGCAGATGGAAGTTCTCCGAAAGCGCCGTACTGAGAAGGATAACGAAGTATTAAAGTCAAACGTTGGAGGGCGGGAAGTAATAGTTACACCAAGGAGCTTGGAGAATGCtgaagatgatgaggatgaggaggaaaaagaCGAAGATGATGAGGGCTATGATAGTGATAAGGAGTCGAACGAACATGGCTCCGAGGAGGATATTGTTTCGGAAATTGCGAGTAGTCACAAGAACACGAGTGAAATGGATGCACCGGCAGAACAAAAGGAGCCGTGGCCGCCACCGTAACGCAATCGACGTTTTTCGATTCTTAACAAAAAGAGAAAGTACAGAAGAGAGCAAGGAAACCGACTAAGTACAAACTAGGAGATATAGTAGTGATTCAAATAACCCAGATCACTGTAGGCAAAAATCTTATAACCGATTAGAAGTTGAGAAAGTAAATGATGA encodes the following:
- the LOC131292093 gene encoding DNA ligase 1-like, whose translation is MNNEKEQLEFKMKQQGEIIANRDKQIEDLRSDLTGLEDKLKKERDLLRSSEKDRLAEKTKLIECVAKIQFLEEKLKDSQQNDRVRVLSSENGRLERELHEASDKLAKAKEASDDREQQLVGVTKNFNLLKGACNITGAQLIEMDFLYKKSKRNTKYAVQMEVLRKRRTEKDNEVLKSNVGGREVIVTPRSLENAEDDEDEEEKDEDDEGYDSDKESNEHGSEEDIVSEIASSHKNTSEMDAPAEQKEPWPPP